In a single window of the Niabella ginsenosidivorans genome:
- a CDS encoding GNAT family N-acetyltransferase, whose translation MISKIQIRVFRAVDDPEACEKFIYGHRKILEIYYGIIKITSDNNAWVKDPNTVVIVAEDPETKKVYGGARVQVFDGQTPLPIDSAVSKYDQSVTDYIQNEYKRGGTCELCGVWNSKEIAGMGVGSHILTKVAVAITSQLHVKSIFVLCAPGTVRIAKKHGFEVVTFLGNNGLFYYPKDDFVATVMEFKDVFDFQNVQEPELSKILLLRNNPDIVVNEAGPKGTFEVIYLMNVANWEKLPAK comes from the coding sequence TTGATAAGCAAGATACAGATAAGAGTGTTCAGGGCCGTTGATGATCCGGAAGCCTGTGAAAAATTCATTTACGGGCATCGCAAGATACTGGAAATCTATTATGGTATTATTAAGATCACTTCCGACAATAACGCCTGGGTAAAAGACCCGAATACCGTGGTGATCGTTGCGGAAGACCCGGAAACAAAAAAAGTTTATGGAGGCGCAAGAGTGCAGGTATTTGATGGCCAGACACCCTTACCTATAGACAGCGCGGTGAGCAAGTATGATCAGTCGGTAACCGATTATATACAGAATGAATATAAGAGAGGAGGCACCTGCGAACTGTGCGGGGTTTGGAATTCAAAAGAGATTGCCGGCATGGGTGTAGGCAGCCATATACTTACCAAAGTGGCTGTTGCCATAACCAGCCAGCTGCATGTAAAAAGCATATTTGTGCTTTGTGCCCCCGGCACAGTAAGGATTGCTAAAAAGCATGGATTTGAGGTTGTTACTTTTTTAGGGAATAACGGGTTATTCTATTATCCGAAAGATGATTTTGTTGCTACCGTAATGGAATTTAAAGATGTTTTTGATTTTCAGAATGTTCAGGAACCCGAATTGAGCAAGATCCTTCTGCTGAGAAATAACCCTGATATTGTTGTAAATGAAGCTGGGCCAAAAGGAACCTTTGAGGTCATCTATCTTATGAATGTAGCTAACTGGGAAAAACTACCTGCAAAATAA
- a CDS encoding hybrid sensor histidine kinase/response regulator yields the protein MSAINVLYVDDEQQNLNSFMAAFRRKCRVFLATSVLAAFEILQKEEIHVLISDQRMPEITGVEFLKQAKEKYPDIPRILLTGYTDIEVLADAVNQGDIYRYITKPWNELELLNGILNAYDQYRAGKALKEKVEELQKTNDGLNRFVYSISHELRAPIASAKGIMDLVKMEGFYEESDGYWKLMNACIQKLDYYVTQTVQFYKTLRFNVSYEQIRFKEMVNTLISLYRTSANAKDIHFNIAINEQQPFWGDAFRLEIIIANLLSNAIKCQRADEPDKWVEVSITTTPQEALITVADNGIGIAGEDLGRIFDQFFKGANLDGLGLGLYILKESLDKLNGTIDVQSGLGKGSVFKVTVPNKESAMNT from the coding sequence ATGTCAGCAATTAATGTGCTTTATGTTGATGATGAACAGCAGAACCTGAATTCGTTCATGGCTGCGTTCAGAAGAAAATGCAGGGTTTTTTTGGCCACCTCTGTATTGGCCGCCTTTGAAATCCTGCAGAAGGAAGAGATCCATGTACTGATCTCTGACCAGCGCATGCCTGAAATAACCGGTGTTGAATTTTTAAAACAGGCAAAAGAAAAATATCCGGATATTCCCCGTATCCTCTTAACAGGCTATACAGATATTGAGGTTTTGGCGGATGCTGTTAACCAGGGCGATATTTACCGTTATATTACAAAACCCTGGAATGAACTGGAACTGCTGAATGGTATTCTGAATGCATATGATCAATACAGGGCGGGCAAAGCATTAAAAGAAAAAGTAGAAGAGCTGCAAAAGACCAATGACGGGCTCAACCGGTTTGTATACAGTATATCTCATGAGCTAAGGGCTCCGATAGCCTCGGCAAAAGGCATAATGGACCTGGTGAAGATGGAAGGCTTTTACGAGGAATCGGACGGGTACTGGAAACTGATGAATGCCTGCATACAAAAGCTGGACTATTATGTGACCCAGACGGTACAGTTTTATAAGACGCTCCGGTTTAACGTGAGTTATGAACAGATCCGGTTTAAAGAAATGGTCAACACGCTGATCAGCCTGTACCGCACCTCGGCTAATGCAAAAGACATCCATTTTAACATAGCCATAAATGAGCAGCAACCGTTTTGGGGAGATGCTTTCAGGCTGGAAATTATCATTGCCAACCTTTTATCCAATGCCATCAAATGCCAGCGTGCAGATGAGCCGGATAAATGGGTTGAAGTGAGCATTACTACCACCCCGCAGGAGGCTTTGATCACTGTTGCAGATAATGGTATTGGAATAGCCGGAGAAGATCTTGGAAGGATCTTTGATCAGTTCTTCAAAGGTGCAAATCTGGATGGCCTGGGTCTTGGTTTGTATATTCTCAAGGAATCGCTGGATAAGCTAAACGGCACTATTGATGTGCAGTCTGGCCTGGGTAAAGGAAGCGTTTTTAAAGTAACGGTTCCTAATAAAGAGTCTGCTATGAATACCTGA
- a CDS encoding response regulator, with protein sequence MSKTLQYYNVLYVDDEIHNLNSFKACFRRDFKVFTATNVAEGLKILNEQEIHLIITDQRMPETTGIEFLESIIKDHPEPVRMLLTGYADIAAVIDAINKGQVFKYIQKPWQEDQLRQTILEGLELYTLNKTKKEIAEKLEENNRQMEFILRQSLLS encoded by the coding sequence ATGTCAAAAACTCTTCAATATTACAATGTTTTGTATGTTGATGACGAAATTCATAATCTGAATTCCTTTAAAGCCTGTTTCAGAAGAGACTTCAAAGTCTTTACAGCTACGAATGTAGCAGAAGGCCTGAAGATTTTAAATGAACAGGAAATTCATCTAATCATTACAGATCAGCGGATGCCTGAAACTACAGGCATTGAATTTCTGGAATCCATTATTAAAGACCATCCTGAACCTGTAAGAATGCTGCTGACAGGCTATGCAGATATAGCGGCAGTCATTGATGCCATCAATAAAGGGCAGGTGTTCAAATACATCCAAAAGCCCTGGCAGGAAGACCAGCTGAGACAAACCATTCTGGAGGGGCTGGAACTGTATACCCTCAATAAGACCAAAAAGGAAATTGCCGAAAAGCTGGAAGAAAACAACCGGCAAATGGAATTTATATTAAGACAGTCATTACTGTCTTAA
- a CDS encoding acyl-CoA dehydrogenase family protein gives MSVKADLFQSPDYFKVDELLTEEHLMIRDAVRSYVKKEISPIIEKYAQEATFPEHIVKQLGALGCFGPTVPVAYGGGGLDYISYGLMMQELERGDSGIRSTASVQGSLVMFPIYAYGSEEQKQKYLPRLASGEWLGCFGLTEPDHGSDPSSMVTHFEEDGDHVILNGAKMWISNAPFSQVAVVWAKNEEGVVQGLIVERGMEGFSTPTTHGKWSLRASATGELVFDNVRVPKQNILPGVKGMKGPLSCLNKARYGIAWGVVGAAMDCYDTALRYAKERTQFGKPIAGFQLQQKKLAEMITEITKAQLLNWRLGVLMNEGKATPQQVSMAKRNSCYIATQICRDARQMLGGMGITGEYPVMRHMMNLESVITYEGTHDVHLLITGMDVTGINAFK, from the coding sequence ATGTCAGTGAAAGCCGATTTGTTCCAAAGCCCGGATTATTTTAAAGTAGATGAGCTTTTAACAGAGGAGCATCTGATGATCCGTGATGCGGTGCGCTCCTATGTAAAAAAAGAAATCAGCCCCATTATTGAAAAGTATGCCCAGGAAGCCACGTTCCCGGAGCATATTGTAAAGCAACTGGGGGCATTGGGCTGCTTTGGGCCAACGGTTCCTGTGGCATACGGTGGCGGCGGCTTAGACTATATCAGCTACGGGCTGATGATGCAGGAGCTGGAAAGGGGCGACAGTGGCATTCGTTCCACGGCATCTGTACAGGGCTCGCTGGTCATGTTTCCCATTTACGCTTACGGCAGTGAAGAACAAAAACAAAAATACCTTCCCAGGCTTGCCAGTGGCGAATGGCTGGGCTGCTTTGGTTTAACAGAGCCGGATCATGGCAGTGACCCGTCCAGTATGGTAACGCATTTTGAGGAAGACGGGGATCATGTTATTTTAAATGGGGCTAAAATGTGGATCAGTAATGCGCCCTTCTCCCAGGTCGCAGTAGTATGGGCAAAAAATGAGGAGGGTGTGGTGCAGGGCCTGATCGTAGAACGTGGAATGGAGGGATTTTCAACACCCACCACACACGGTAAATGGAGCCTGAGGGCTTCTGCAACCGGGGAGCTGGTTTTTGATAACGTACGCGTTCCCAAACAAAACATCCTGCCAGGTGTTAAAGGAATGAAAGGCCCGTTAAGCTGTCTGAATAAGGCGCGTTATGGAATTGCATGGGGGGTGGTTGGCGCTGCTATGGATTGCTATGATACTGCATTGCGGTATGCAAAAGAACGGACTCAGTTTGGGAAGCCCATTGCAGGATTTCAGCTGCAGCAGAAAAAGCTGGCAGAGATGATCACGGAAATTACCAAGGCGCAGCTGTTGAACTGGCGGCTGGGTGTGTTGATGAATGAAGGAAAAGCTACCCCGCAGCAGGTAAGCATGGCTAAAAGAAATTCCTGTTATATTGCCACGCAAATTTGCAGGGATGCGCGTCAGATGCTGGGCGGAATGGGCATTACAGGAGAGTATCCGGTAATGCGGCATATGATGAACCTGGAAAGTGTGATCACTTATGAAGGTACTCATGATGTGCACCTGCTGATAACCGGCATGGATGTTACCGGGATCAATGCTTTTAAATAA
- a CDS encoding shikimate kinase — MINGRSVVFEDFVRATDSDADKDATCIAGNKKYRRNMRVYLIGFMGAGKTHWGKILSKKLELPYYDLDDLVIQSEGKSIARIFEEDGEEYFRVKEKEILYMITDSHPNLLLSCGGGAPCYFNNIDYMNRHGSTVWLNTPLDILLGRLRQQKAHRPLLKDLDDEQLKAYIVKKNNDRRIYYEQARLKVNDTHIQPEEFVKKIIDA, encoded by the coding sequence TTGATAAATGGCAGGAGCGTTGTTTTTGAGGATTTTGTAAGAGCCACCGATAGCGATGCGGACAAAGATGCTACCTGTATTGCAGGCAATAAAAAATACAGAAGAAACATGCGGGTTTATTTGATCGGGTTTATGGGTGCCGGAAAAACACATTGGGGAAAAATTCTAAGCAAAAAGCTGGAACTGCCTTATTATGACCTGGATGACCTGGTGATCCAATCTGAAGGGAAATCCATTGCCAGAATTTTTGAGGAAGACGGCGAAGAATACTTCCGGGTAAAAGAAAAAGAGATCCTTTATATGATCACAGACAGCCATCCCAATTTATTGCTTTCCTGTGGTGGGGGCGCTCCCTGCTATTTTAATAACATTGATTACATGAACCGGCATGGCAGCACAGTTTGGCTGAATACGCCTCTTGATATTTTACTGGGCAGGTTACGGCAGCAGAAAGCGCACCGGCCTTTATTAAAGGACCTGGATGATGAACAATTAAAAGCCTATATTGTTAAAAAAAACAATGACCGGCGTATTTATTACGAGCAGGCACGGCTAAAAGTGAACGATACCCATATTCAACCGGAAGAATTTGTAAAAAAGATCATCGATGCATAA
- a CDS encoding DUF423 domain-containing protein: MHKLYLSAGAAIAGLGVILGAFGAHKLKEIAPDTVPVFQTGVQYQIYHAIALILVAIVYERFPVKMLSWAGVLFLIGILFFSGSLYALTALKATGKVGLGGVGIITPIGGLFFIAGWICFLLGVLKK, from the coding sequence ATGCATAAATTATATCTGAGCGCAGGAGCAGCAATTGCAGGTTTAGGCGTTATCCTGGGTGCCTTTGGCGCTCATAAATTAAAAGAGATTGCACCGGATACGGTACCTGTTTTTCAAACGGGTGTCCAATATCAGATATATCATGCCATTGCCCTTATTTTGGTAGCAATCGTTTATGAACGCTTCCCTGTAAAAATGCTGTCATGGGCGGGTGTCCTGTTTTTGATCGGTATTCTTTTTTTCTCCGGGTCTCTTTATGCGTTAACGGCTTTAAAAGCCACGGGTAAAGTGGGTTTGGGCGGTGTAGGCATTATTACGCCAATCGGTGGGCTGTTTTTTATAGCCGGCTGGATCTGCTTTTTACTGGGCGTGCTGAAAAAATAA
- a CDS encoding sensor histidine kinase → MAGSTYHRHLFLLCLYLIALAGKLSAQIAPGPDTSGITTVWDFEVFEDKTNSYQIDQVINSGGLFRKSNGNSLPVANATFWLKIRLKNYLKPWPLFLQVENPSLQRVFFYSAVQGRVIDSIHMGREYQTKYTVDEFVNFTYKIPFPATDATVVYIKIKSVSQMQIPILIGSKDRFYEKENLASLFFGIYAGIFAIMVLYHVVISFSVKDKSYVYYVFFIFFVGLTQVVLKGYGAVYLWPDNRFILMNSTALSGFLSGVATLVFTQNFLHTRLNTPRGHKIINGIIVCFVIAMGIYFLGNEYLAFNIINFLALSGSIIVLIIGMAAYKNKVPTSFYFLLAFSIFLGAVVIYVLRSNGFVAYNLLTANILEIGSSIEIVLLSLALADKINIYRKNQEIARKEALRVSTENERLIKEQNIILEKEVRSRTEELQYANEELQEAMNQIKNTQAKLVETEKMASLGQLTAGIAHEINNPINFVTSNIRPLEADVADLTEVIKMYEGLDLSKDIKPQIDQIEQFKKDIDLNYLNEEITTLLSGIKEGASRTSEIVRGLRSFARVDEANWKHVNINDGLESTILLVKNSFPKNFELIKQLGDIPKIECAAGSINQVFMNIITNAVQAIKEEQQKSNKTGRLEVTTAVEDAFVVIKIRDNGPGMPEEVKSKIFDPFFTTKDVGEGTGLGLSIVQGIIEKHNGFIEVVTGLGEGTTFIIGLPVR, encoded by the coding sequence GTGGCGGGCAGCACATATCATAGACATCTATTTCTATTATGTCTTTATCTCATTGCCCTGGCTGGAAAGCTGTCAGCGCAGATAGCGCCAGGGCCGGATACTTCGGGAATTACTACCGTTTGGGATTTTGAGGTGTTTGAAGACAAAACCAATAGCTACCAGATTGACCAGGTTATAAACTCCGGCGGGTTGTTTAGGAAAAGCAACGGGAACAGCCTTCCGGTAGCCAATGCAACCTTCTGGCTTAAGATCAGATTAAAGAATTACCTGAAGCCCTGGCCGCTTTTTTTACAGGTGGAGAATCCATCGCTGCAGCGTGTATTTTTTTATTCAGCAGTACAGGGGCGCGTCATTGATTCCATACACATGGGCAGGGAGTACCAGACAAAATATACGGTGGATGAGTTTGTAAATTTTACCTATAAGATCCCTTTTCCTGCCACTGATGCTACGGTGGTTTATATTAAGATCAAATCGGTATCCCAGATGCAGATCCCGATCCTGATCGGGTCAAAGGACCGCTTTTATGAAAAGGAAAACCTGGCCAGTCTTTTTTTCGGGATCTATGCGGGCATTTTTGCAATAATGGTTTTATATCATGTGGTCATCAGCTTCAGTGTAAAAGATAAAAGCTATGTTTATTATGTATTTTTTATTTTCTTTGTCGGGCTTACGCAGGTTGTTCTAAAAGGATACGGGGCTGTTTATTTATGGCCTGATAACCGGTTTATATTAATGAACAGCACTGCGTTGAGTGGCTTTCTGTCCGGGGTTGCCACACTTGTCTTTACCCAGAATTTTTTGCATACCCGGCTCAATACGCCGCGGGGGCATAAAATCATAAACGGGATCATTGTATGCTTCGTTATTGCAATGGGCATTTACTTTTTAGGAAATGAGTACCTGGCCTTTAATATCATTAATTTTCTTGCGCTTTCCGGTTCTATTATTGTGCTCATAATAGGGATGGCCGCTTATAAGAATAAAGTGCCTACCTCTTTTTATTTTTTGCTTGCTTTTTCTATTTTTTTAGGGGCTGTAGTGATCTATGTGCTGCGGTCGAACGGGTTTGTTGCTTATAACCTGCTAACGGCTAATATTCTTGAGATCGGTTCTTCTATTGAAATTGTGCTGCTTTCCCTGGCACTGGCAGATAAAATCAATATTTACCGGAAAAACCAGGAAATAGCCCGGAAAGAGGCGTTGCGGGTATCAACGGAAAATGAACGGTTGATCAAAGAGCAGAATATTATTCTTGAAAAAGAGGTCCGGAGCAGAACAGAAGAGCTGCAGTATGCCAATGAGGAGCTGCAGGAAGCCATGAACCAGATAAAGAACACCCAGGCAAAGCTGGTTGAAACGGAGAAAATGGCGTCGCTGGGCCAGCTTACGGCCGGTATTGCGCATGAGATCAATAATCCTATTAACTTTGTTACGTCTAACATCCGCCCCCTGGAGGCGGATGTGGCAGACCTGACTGAGGTCATTAAAATGTACGAAGGGCTTGATCTTTCTAAAGACATCAAGCCGCAGATCGATCAGATTGAGCAATTCAAAAAAGATATCGACCTGAATTACCTGAACGAAGAGATTACTACTCTTTTATCAGGCATAAAAGAAGGGGCCAGCCGCACCTCCGAAATTGTAAGAGGGCTCAGGAGTTTTGCCCGTGTTGATGAGGCCAACTGGAAACATGTAAACATCAATGATGGCCTTGAGTCAACCATTCTGCTGGTTAAAAATTCATTCCCTAAAAACTTTGAGTTGATCAAACAACTGGGGGATATACCCAAGATTGAATGCGCCGCAGGCAGTATCAATCAGGTGTTTATGAATATTATAACGAACGCGGTTCAGGCAATTAAAGAGGAACAGCAAAAAAGCAATAAAACCGGCCGCCTTGAAGTTACAACAGCTGTAGAGGATGCATTTGTGGTCATAAAGATCAGAGATAATGGCCCGGGCATGCCAGAGGAAGTGAAAAGCAAGATCTTTGATCCGTTTTTTACTACCAAGGATGTGGGAGAGGGAACCGGTCTTGGTCTGTCGATTGTACAGGGGATCATTGAAAAACATAATGGCTTCATTGAAGTAGTAACCGGGTTAGGAGAAGGAACTACCTTTATAATCGGGCTGCCGGTCCGTTAA
- a CDS encoding ThiF family adenylyltransferase, with the protein MRKDATADNFENITAIQSLQHPYRPVFLRLENPDDKNTYDFIKENMAGVEVIDTILRQLKELIKIRNAGIRTEEALNRLLKEQSEQLILEEYGVWVFYPWSKKLVHLLDKEDFIEVRTNRNLYKITPEERQVLRSKTIGVIGLSVGQSVAFMLALERVCGALRLADFDTIDLSNMNRLAVGVQDIGVNKAILAARKIAELDPYIDITCYTDGLTDGNIDDFFTGGQRLDLLVEECDSLPVKIKSRIKARSLKIPVIMDTNDKGLLDVERFDLEPDRPVLHGRMKLFEGLTDEAAVAKLDQLTPRERFDTTIDIVGAENISERMKQSLKEIGISITGWPQLGSAVGLGGAMVTDVSRRILLGQYNASGRYHVDFYDLIN; encoded by the coding sequence ATGAGAAAAGATGCAACTGCTGATAATTTCGAAAACATAACGGCAATTCAATCATTACAGCACCCCTATCGCCCGGTTTTTTTGAGACTGGAGAACCCGGATGATAAAAACACCTATGATTTTATAAAAGAAAATATGGCGGGGGTTGAAGTTATAGATACTATTTTACGGCAGCTTAAGGAATTAATAAAAATAAGGAACGCCGGTATCCGGACAGAAGAAGCGCTCAACCGGTTATTAAAAGAGCAGTCAGAGCAGCTCATTCTGGAAGAATATGGTGTATGGGTTTTTTATCCCTGGTCAAAAAAATTAGTTCATTTACTTGATAAAGAAGATTTTATAGAGGTCCGAACCAACCGGAACCTGTATAAAATTACCCCGGAAGAGCGGCAGGTGCTGCGATCAAAGACCATCGGGGTTATTGGTTTGTCTGTTGGGCAGTCAGTGGCCTTTATGCTGGCATTGGAAAGGGTATGCGGGGCATTGCGGCTGGCCGATTTTGATACGATAGATCTAAGCAATATGAACAGGCTTGCCGTTGGTGTACAGGATATTGGTGTTAATAAAGCCATTCTGGCCGCCCGTAAAATAGCAGAGCTGGATCCTTATATTGACATAACTTGCTATACGGATGGGCTAACAGACGGGAATATAGATGATTTTTTTACAGGAGGTCAGCGGCTGGATCTGCTGGTTGAGGAATGCGATAGCCTGCCGGTCAAGATCAAAAGCAGGATAAAGGCCCGCAGCCTGAAGATTCCGGTAATAATGGATACGAATGATAAGGGGCTGCTGGATGTAGAGCGGTTTGATCTTGAGCCTGACCGCCCGGTTTTGCATGGCAGAATGAAATTGTTTGAAGGGCTGACCGATGAAGCCGCGGTTGCAAAACTGGATCAGTTAACGCCCCGGGAGCGTTTTGACACAACCATTGATATTGTGGGAGCAGAAAATATTTCAGAAAGAATGAAGCAATCATTAAAAGAGATTGGCATTAGCATTACGGGCTGGCCGCAATTAGGGTCTGCCGTTGGCCTTGGAGGCGCCATGGTAACGGATGTCAGCAGAAGGATCCTGTTGGGACAATACAACGCATCCGGCCGCTATCATGTTGATTTTTATGACCTGATAAATTAG
- the dcp gene encoding peptidyl-dipeptidase Dcp, with product MKLHFIPFIAILIITSCNMPNSSTNQPGTADTDNPLLKESTLPYQTIPFDKIKEKDFVPAFEQGMKEEMMAIDSIANNPEAPTFENTFVALEKSGQLLHRASHAFNALTSANTNDQLQKIQEEMAPRLSAHSDSIFMNARLFHRVDTLYKQLDQLSLDPESKRLITYYHQQFMMSGAALPDSSKDKLRKLNEEEATLSTRFSNQLLAAAKQGALVVDSKDQLAGLTDAETEAAAEAGKTGGHEGKYVLPLTNTTQQPALQSLKNREVRSRLFEASWTRAEKGDSNDTRKNILRIAQIRKEKALLLGFPNYAAWKLQDQMAKTPAAVTAFLNKLVPPALAKAASEAQDIKTMKLQEKDTTALEPYDWDFYAEKVRKAKYDLDEAQVKPYFVLDSVLKNGVFFAANQLYGITFKERTDIPVYQEDVKVYEVFDKDGTPMALFYTDYFKRDNKSGGAWMDNLVTQSKLLNTKPVIVNVCNFPKPVKGQPALLSFDDVTTMFHEFGHALHGLFASQKYPSLSGTSVSRDFVEMPSQFNEHWALDSAVLKNYAKDYKTGKPIPQELVDKIKNAATFNQGYAMTELLAAAELDMQWHLLGARDSTVADADAFEQKALEKTGTAVSYVPPRYRSSYFLHIWANGYSAGYYAYSWAEMLDHDAFAWFKENGGLKRENGQRFRDMILSKGNSEDLATLYRAFRGKEPSITPLLENRGLIPPKK from the coding sequence ATGAAATTGCATTTTATTCCATTTATTGCTATCTTAATCATTACATCCTGTAATATGCCAAACAGTTCTACCAACCAGCCAGGCACAGCCGATACGGACAACCCTCTATTAAAAGAAAGTACATTGCCTTATCAGACGATCCCTTTTGATAAGATCAAAGAAAAGGATTTTGTTCCTGCTTTTGAGCAGGGAATGAAGGAAGAAATGATGGCCATAGATAGTATTGCCAATAACCCCGAGGCTCCTACATTTGAGAACACCTTTGTAGCGCTGGAAAAATCAGGGCAGCTATTGCACAGGGCCAGCCATGCATTTAATGCACTGACAAGCGCCAATACCAACGACCAGTTGCAAAAGATACAGGAGGAAATGGCGCCAAGGCTTTCTGCTCATTCTGATTCCATTTTTATGAATGCAAGGCTGTTCCATAGGGTGGATACCCTTTATAAGCAACTGGATCAGCTGTCGCTTGACCCTGAATCAAAACGGCTGATAACGTACTACCACCAGCAGTTTATGATGAGCGGCGCCGCGCTTCCGGATTCAAGCAAGGACAAGCTCAGGAAATTAAATGAAGAAGAAGCCACTTTAAGCACCCGGTTCAGCAATCAGCTACTGGCAGCCGCCAAACAGGGCGCGCTGGTGGTTGATTCCAAAGACCAGCTTGCAGGGCTCACTGATGCAGAAACAGAAGCGGCAGCAGAAGCCGGGAAAACAGGCGGGCATGAAGGAAAATACGTGCTTCCCCTGACGAATACAACACAGCAGCCCGCATTGCAATCCCTTAAAAACAGGGAGGTACGCAGCCGCCTTTTTGAAGCTTCCTGGACAAGAGCTGAAAAAGGCGATTCCAATGATACCCGTAAAAATATCCTGCGCATTGCACAGATCCGTAAGGAAAAAGCGCTGCTTTTGGGGTTTCCCAATTATGCTGCCTGGAAATTACAGGACCAGATGGCAAAGACACCTGCTGCGGTAACTGCTTTTTTAAACAAACTGGTGCCCCCTGCTCTTGCAAAAGCAGCTTCCGAAGCGCAGGATATCAAAACAATGAAATTACAGGAAAAAGACACAACAGCATTAGAACCTTACGATTGGGATTTTTACGCGGAGAAAGTGCGCAAGGCAAAATATGACCTGGATGAAGCACAGGTAAAACCTTATTTTGTACTGGATAGTGTTCTGAAAAATGGTGTTTTCTTTGCCGCTAACCAGTTGTATGGGATCACTTTTAAAGAGCGTACGGATATTCCGGTTTACCAGGAAGATGTAAAGGTGTATGAAGTGTTTGACAAAGACGGTACCCCGATGGCCTTGTTTTATACTGATTATTTCAAACGGGATAATAAAAGCGGTGGCGCCTGGATGGATAATTTGGTAACACAATCGAAGCTGCTGAACACCAAACCGGTCATTGTAAATGTTTGCAACTTTCCAAAACCTGTAAAGGGGCAACCGGCACTGCTGAGTTTTGATGATGTTACCACCATGTTCCATGAATTTGGTCATGCTTTGCACGGGCTGTTTGCCAGCCAGAAGTATCCTTCTTTATCCGGTACCAGTGTGTCAAGAGATTTTGTGGAAATGCCGTCCCAGTTCAATGAGCACTGGGCGCTGGATTCAGCGGTGCTTAAAAATTATGCAAAAGATTATAAGACCGGGAAACCAATTCCCCAGGAACTGGTAGATAAAATTAAAAATGCCGCTACGTTTAACCAGGGCTATGCCATGACAGAGCTGCTGGCTGCTGCAGAACTGGATATGCAATGGCATTTGCTGGGCGCCAGGGACAGCACGGTAGCGGATGCAGATGCCTTTGAGCAAAAAGCCCTTGAGAAAACAGGTACGGCTGTTTCTTATGTACCGCCGAGATACCGGTCTTCTTATTTCCTGCATATCTGGGCTAACGGCTATTCCGCCGGGTATTATGCGTACAGCTGGGCTGAAATGCTGGATCATGATGCTTTTGCATGGTTTAAAGAGAACGGGGGGCTCAAAAGGGAAAACGGTCAGCGTTTCAGGGATATGATCTTATCAAAAGGTAACTCAGAAGACCTTGCAACCCTTTACAGGGCATTCAGAGGCAAAGAGCCAAGTATTACCCCGTTGCTGGAGAACAGGGGGCTGATTCCACCGAAGAAATAA